A genome region from Candidatus Edwardsbacteria bacterium includes the following:
- a CDS encoding prepilin-type N-terminal cleavage/methylation domain-containing protein, with translation MKNSKGFSLLEFLMSLFIVFVLATIGYTQYVTSSKNANQAAIIANMHTIQLCTEDFSTRADGAYPGDINTMVCKVSSNYLDSSVIAGTNKPPYPLKALIPGSTYNPIDSTHDAVRNGKARKPAGCVYYCGLDASGKPTGEGKPAFGYKITAMGYYRPLTDILTYRIPSEWGKGDK, from the coding sequence GTGAAAAACTCAAAAGGTTTCTCGTTACTGGAATTCCTGATGTCGCTGTTCATTGTTTTTGTGCTGGCAACAATAGGGTATACGCAGTATGTCACCTCTTCTAAAAATGCCAACCAAGCGGCAATAATTGCCAATATGCATACCATACAGTTATGCACTGAAGATTTTTCTACCAGGGCTGATGGAGCTTATCCTGGCGATATTAATACGATGGTTTGTAAGGTTTCATCAAATTATCTCGATAGTTCGGTTATTGCGGGGACTAATAAACCGCCCTATCCGTTGAAAGCTTTGATTCCAGGTTCAACTTATAACCCTATTGACTCAACACATGATGCTGTAAGAAATGGTAAAGCACGCAAACCTGCCGGGTGTGTATATTACTGTGGATTGGATGCTTCTGGTAAACCGACAGGCGAAGGCAAGCCGGCTTTTGGTTATAAAATTACGGCCATGGGATATTATCGTCCACTAACAGATATTCTTACTTATCGCATTCCGAGTGAATGGGGCAAAGGGGATAAATAA
- a CDS encoding 1-deoxy-D-xylulose-5-phosphate reductoisomerase, which yields MIKQKKIIILGSTGSIGAQTVEVINKYPKLFKVVGLAANSRFDLLLGQIKKFQPKMICIGPDPTGISAIDHPQAPLKLVRGPGGLKQLASLPGADLVVNALVGSAGLEPTLATIAAGHDVALANKETLVAGGQLVMRAVKLKKIRLLPIDSEHVALHQCLDGRDPATVKNLILTASGGPFRSHSSKQLHSVKAHHALNHPTWSMGKKVTIDSATLMNKGLEMIEAHHLFGIPPERIKVVIHPESIIHSLVEFCDGSIIAQLSTPDMRLPIQYALTYPARLPSLAKDCRLDELGQLTFHQPDRMTFKCLDLAYRAIECNGVMPAVMNAANEVAVEYFLDGRIGFMDIPAVVEKTMSGFPAGSRVNIDNIINADSHARAKAEKIIKSSINKK from the coding sequence TTGATCAAACAAAAGAAAATAATAATATTGGGCTCCACCGGGTCCATCGGCGCCCAGACCGTGGAGGTCATCAACAAATACCCCAAGCTATTTAAAGTGGTGGGGCTGGCGGCCAATTCAAGATTTGATTTGCTGCTTGGCCAGATAAAAAAGTTTCAGCCCAAAATGATCTGTATCGGCCCAGATCCGACAGGCATATCAGCCATAGACCATCCTCAAGCGCCTCTAAAGCTGGTTCGCGGCCCGGGAGGATTGAAGCAGCTGGCCTCATTGCCCGGAGCCGACCTGGTGGTCAACGCCCTGGTGGGCTCGGCCGGGCTGGAACCCACCCTGGCGACCATCGCTGCCGGACACGATGTGGCCCTGGCCAACAAGGAGACCCTGGTGGCCGGCGGGCAGCTGGTGATGCGGGCGGTGAAACTAAAAAAGATCCGGCTGCTGCCCATCGACAGCGAGCATGTGGCCCTGCACCAGTGTCTGGACGGGCGGGATCCGGCAACCGTCAAGAATCTTATCCTGACGGCATCGGGCGGGCCGTTCCGCTCGCATTCCTCAAAGCAGCTGCACTCGGTGAAGGCGCACCATGCCCTCAACCATCCCACCTGGTCCATGGGGAAAAAAGTGACCATAGATTCGGCCACTTTGATGAACAAGGGGCTGGAGATGATCGAGGCCCATCACCTGTTCGGCATCCCGCCGGAACGGATCAAGGTGGTGATCCATCCCGAGTCCATCATCCATTCCCTGGTGGAGTTTTGCGACGGCTCTATAATCGCCCAGCTCTCGACCCCGGACATGCGCCTGCCCATCCAATACGCCCTGACCTATCCTGCCAGGCTGCCGTCGCTGGCAAAGGACTGCCGGCTGGATGAGCTGGGCCAGCTTACCTTTCACCAGCCGGACAGGATGACCTTCAAATGTCTGGACCTGGCCTACCGGGCCATTGAGTGTAACGGCGTCATGCCGGCGGTGATGAACGCCGCCAACGAGGTGGCGGTGGAATATTTCCTGGACGGCAGGATAGGCTTCATGGATATCCCGGCGGTCGTAGAAAAGACCATGTCCGGTTTTCCGGCGGGCAGCCGGGTCAACATAGACAACATCATCAATGCCGACAGCCATGCCAGGGCCAAGGCGGAAAAGATCATAAAATCAAGCATCAACAAAAAATAG
- a CDS encoding glycosyltransferase family 2 protein has protein sequence MKLSVIMPVYNEKATIEKIIARVLAVPIEKELVIVDDYSTDGTRDILKTYEGRPGIKISYHPYNLGKGAGIRTGIRECTGDIVIIQDADLEYSPEEYPRLVEPIVRGAADVVYGSRFYGTHRVFMVWHYLGNKFLTALTNVLYNTMLTDMETCYKVFRSEVIKNLDLRSFRFDIEPEITAKIFKNRKLRVYEMPITYDGRDYHEGKKIHWYDALPAIWTLIKYRFVN, from the coding sequence ATGAAGCTTTCCGTGATCATGCCGGTCTACAACGAAAAGGCCACCATCGAAAAGATAATCGCCCGGGTGCTGGCGGTGCCCATCGAAAAGGAGCTGGTGATAGTTGACGATTATTCCACCGACGGCACGCGGGACATCCTGAAGACCTACGAGGGCCGGCCGGGCATCAAGATTTCATACCATCCCTACAATCTGGGCAAGGGGGCCGGGATCCGGACCGGCATCCGGGAATGCACCGGGGATATCGTCATCATCCAGGATGCCGACCTGGAATACTCGCCGGAGGAATACCCCCGGCTGGTGGAGCCCATCGTGCGGGGCGCGGCCGACGTGGTCTACGGCTCCCGGTTCTACGGCACCCACCGGGTGTTCATGGTCTGGCATTACCTGGGCAACAAGTTTTTGACCGCCCTGACCAACGTCCTGTATAATACCATGCTGACCGACATGGAGACCTGCTACAAGGTGTTCCGCTCGGAGGTGATCAAGAACCTGGATCTCAGATCCTTCCGCTTCGATATCGAGCCGGAGATCACCGCCAAGATATTCAAGAACCGGAAACTGAGGGTCTACGAGATGCCCATCACCTACGACGGCCGGGATTACCACGAGGGCAAGAAGATCCACTGGTACGACGCCCTGCCGGCCATCTGGACCCTGATCAAATACCGATTTGTCAATTGA
- a CDS encoding glycosyltransferase family 2 protein, which produces MTNIKLSIVVPVYNEQENIPKLSSRLTQVCNSLKASYEILFVNDGSSDGTLEAIRRAKGKDPNISAIDLAKNSGKAQAYTAGFAEAKGEIVVTMDGDLQDAPEEIPNFLKKIDQGFDLVTGWKYTGKGKRSLSSKLFNHVAGKLTKLSIHDSNCPFKAYRSEVVKNLKVYGDLYRFIPALAYWKGYRIAEIKVENYPRQHGVTKYGASRALSGFFDLMTVAFLTQYIKRPLHFFGLAGLVFGTIGFLIDLVIVVMGLINGRVGHQALLLLGLVLIIISVQFIFTGLLAEMQFRLFQEQGKDIPVYKKY; this is translated from the coding sequence ATGACCAATATCAAACTTTCAATCGTAGTCCCGGTCTACAACGAACAGGAGAACATACCCAAGCTGTCAAGCCGGCTGACCCAGGTGTGCAATTCGCTGAAGGCGTCATACGAGATCCTGTTCGTAAACGACGGCAGTTCCGATGGAACGCTGGAGGCCATCAGAAGGGCCAAGGGGAAGGATCCCAACATCTCGGCCATAGACCTGGCCAAGAACTCAGGCAAGGCCCAGGCCTATACCGCCGGATTTGCCGAGGCCAAAGGGGAGATAGTGGTCACCATGGACGGCGACCTTCAGGACGCCCCCGAGGAGATCCCGAATTTCCTGAAAAAGATCGACCAGGGCTTCGACCTGGTGACCGGCTGGAAATACACCGGCAAGGGCAAGCGGTCGCTCTCCTCAAAATTATTCAACCATGTGGCGGGAAAGCTGACCAAGCTCTCCATACACGATTCCAACTGCCCATTCAAGGCCTATCGTTCCGAGGTGGTGAAGAACCTGAAGGTATATGGTGACCTTTACCGCTTCATCCCGGCCCTGGCCTACTGGAAGGGCTACCGGATCGCCGAGATCAAGGTGGAGAATTATCCCCGCCAGCACGGGGTCACCAAATACGGCGCCTCCCGGGCCCTGAGCGGATTCTTCGACCTGATGACGGTGGCCTTTCTCACCCAGTACATCAAGCGACCCCTGCATTTCTTCGGGCTGGCGGGACTGGTTTTCGGCACCATCGGATTTTTGATCGATCTGGTGATAGTGGTCATGGGTCTGATAAACGGCCGGGTGGGTCACCAGGCGCTGCTGCTGCTGGGGCTGGTGCTGATCATCATCAGCGTGCAGTTCATCTTCACCGGGCTGCTGGCCGAGATGCAGTTCCGGCTGTTCCAGGAGCAGGGGAAAGATATTCCGGTATATAAGAAATATTAA
- a CDS encoding site-2 protease family protein, with amino-acid sequence METFLGLLLAIPPILFAITVHEVSHGWVAFKRGDPTAYLMGRLTLNPLKHLDIFGSFIFPGMLILLKAPFVFGWAKPVPVNFLALKEPKKDMIWVSLAGPVSNLILAAASGLLFRLLHPFYEGPGTALYPVMMILFYLVLADSVLAVFNLIPIPPLDGSKVLAGLLPGKLSLRYLSLEKYGMFIFIGLIILMQVTRINILSYLLLPASFMASFLAGPEIFSFL; translated from the coding sequence ATGGAAACATTTTTAGGTTTATTGCTGGCGATACCGCCGATACTGTTCGCCATCACCGTACACGAAGTATCGCACGGTTGGGTGGCGTTCAAGAGGGGCGACCCCACCGCGTATCTGATGGGCCGCCTGACCCTGAATCCGCTGAAACACCTAGACATCTTCGGCAGCTTCATCTTCCCCGGGATGCTGATACTGCTGAAGGCGCCGTTCGTGTTCGGCTGGGCCAAACCGGTGCCGGTCAATTTTCTGGCCTTGAAAGAACCCAAGAAGGACATGATCTGGGTGTCACTGGCCGGCCCGGTCAGCAACCTGATCCTGGCCGCCGCCAGCGGTCTGCTGTTCCGTCTGTTGCACCCCTTTTATGAGGGGCCGGGAACCGCGCTGTACCCGGTGATGATGATCCTGTTCTATCTGGTGCTGGCCGATTCGGTGCTGGCGGTGTTCAACCTGATACCCATTCCGCCGCTGGACGGCTCCAAGGTCTTGGCCGGTCTGCTGCCGGGGAAATTGTCCCTGAGATACCTGAGCCTGGAGAAATACGGCATGTTCATCTTCATCGGGCTGATCATCCTGATGCAGGTGACCCGGATAAACATCCTGTCTTACCTGCTTCTGCCGGCATCCTTCATGGCCAGTTTCTTGGCCGGTCCGGAGATATTCAGTTTCCTGTGA